A genomic region of Thermoplasmata archaeon contains the following coding sequences:
- the nadA gene encoding quinolinate synthase NadA: MPEEAGEIERLKREKNAVILAHNYQRPEVQDIADFVGDSLGLSIQASRTDARAIIFCGVDFMAENAAILNPEKVVVHPVPEAMCPMAMMIDDAGLKEMKEQHPGVPVVAYVNTPAEVKAESDVCCTSSNAVKVVRSLPDKEVIFVPDANLGAYVQRSVKDKLLHLWPGYCPTHQRIRREDIAALKREHPGALALVHPECLPEVIDIADGVFSTEGMVSFIKSSRSREFIIGTESGLIHRLRKMLPDRVYYELPGAVCPTMKKITLDKILHSLRTLEPRVVLQPEVLKKARGPIEKMLAVGRGD; the protein is encoded by the coding sequence ATGCCCGAGGAGGCCGGCGAAATCGAGCGGTTGAAGAGGGAGAAAAACGCTGTGATTCTGGCCCACAACTACCAGCGGCCAGAGGTACAGGATATTGCGGACTTCGTCGGCGACAGCCTAGGGCTGTCCATTCAGGCCTCGAGAACCGACGCCCGGGCGATAATATTCTGCGGCGTGGACTTCATGGCCGAGAACGCCGCGATTCTCAATCCTGAAAAGGTGGTCGTTCATCCCGTCCCTGAGGCGATGTGCCCGATGGCGATGATGATAGACGACGCGGGTCTGAAGGAGATGAAGGAGCAACACCCGGGCGTCCCGGTGGTCGCCTATGTTAACACCCCGGCGGAGGTCAAGGCCGAGAGCGATGTCTGTTGCACATCCTCGAACGCGGTGAAAGTGGTGCGGAGCCTCCCGGACAAGGAGGTCATATTTGTCCCGGACGCGAACCTCGGTGCCTATGTCCAGCGTTCCGTGAAGGATAAGCTCCTCCATCTCTGGCCCGGCTACTGCCCCACCCACCAGAGAATTCGGAGGGAGGACATCGCAGCGTTGAAGAGGGAGCACCCGGGTGCGCTGGCGCTAGTCCACCCGGAGTGTTTGCCGGAGGTGATAGACATCGCCGACGGCGTCTTCTCAACAGAGGGCATGGTCAGCTTCATCAAGAGTTCCCGGTCGAGGGAGTTCATCATAGGCACTGAGAGCGGGCTGATTCACCGTCTGAGGAAGATGCTCCCAGACAGGGTTTACTACGAGCTCCCCGGTGCCGTTTGCCCGACGATGAAGAAAATAACCCTCGACAAAATTTTACACAGCCTTCGTACGCTGGAGCCCCGCGTGGTCCTGCAACCGGAGGTTCTGAAGAAGGCGAGAGGGCCGATCGAGAAAATGCTCGCCGTCGGTCGTGGGGACTGA
- a CDS encoding TatD family hydrolase, translating to MHLDTGGLGVEAARDFRRLGGTGFLLVTKPLSRPCRSVEDFGEGFRDTIEMARRVRERTGLGVLVAVGPHPAELPRLKSVLGMVGAKEVMFGALWLAGRLVAEGQAHALGEIGRPHFAVEEEVWRASNEVMEAAMRLARELDCALILHTESATPEVFAELAETARRAGADPERVIKHFSPPIVKVSENHGLFPSILAGKGALERALAQGTRFMLETDYLDDPARPGAVLGPATVPKRTLELFRKGALTEEQGWRIHSDNPSKVLGRGRI from the coding sequence ATTCATCTAGACACGGGTGGCTTGGGGGTGGAGGCCGCGAGGGACTTCCGGAGACTCGGCGGCACCGGTTTCCTCTTGGTGACAAAGCCCCTCTCACGCCCTTGCCGATCTGTTGAGGATTTCGGGGAGGGGTTCAGGGATACGATTGAAATGGCGCGCAGGGTGAGGGAAAGGACTGGTCTGGGCGTGCTGGTCGCGGTTGGACCCCACCCCGCGGAGCTACCCCGCCTCAAAAGTGTTCTTGGTATGGTTGGGGCTAAGGAGGTAATGTTCGGGGCCCTCTGGCTCGCAGGGAGGCTTGTGGCGGAGGGACAGGCTCACGCGCTCGGTGAGATCGGGAGACCACACTTCGCTGTTGAAGAGGAGGTCTGGCGTGCATCCAACGAGGTGATGGAGGCCGCCATGAGGCTTGCGAGGGAGCTGGACTGCGCGCTCATTCTCCACACCGAGAGCGCAACGCCTGAGGTTTTCGCGGAGCTAGCGGAAACCGCACGGAGGGCTGGGGCGGACCCTGAAAGGGTTATCAAGCACTTCTCCCCGCCCATCGTGAAAGTGAGCGAGAACCACGGCCTCTTCCCTTCCATTCTAGCGGGAAAGGGGGCGCTCGAGAGGGCGCTGGCGCAGGGTACGCGCTTTATGCTCGAGACCGATTACCTAGACGACCCTGCGAGGCCGGGAGCAGTGCTCGGCCCAGCGACGGTACCCAAGCGCACTCTGGAGCTCTTCAGAAAGGGCGCCCTCACGGAGGAACAGGGGTGGAGGATACACTCCGACAACCCTTCCAAGGTGCTCGGAAGGGGCCGCATTTGA
- a CDS encoding PKD domain-containing protein produces the protein MAGENEEGRGKEELGKGGRRRERGVPRGRMAERKVSGQWPTPTGHRRQAKGTPSKVWLHAVIVVLVIMVPIVGAVYFYYGPAGEIKKIDLIAHQYTNTTVSRAGEGIYGMFIVVHVDAGKPSSLSGSAELRVSLNGSVTYAGTIQIDGSRGIRRLPFSEFAVGRGDYRVEVSFQGKRASTIFPVRSIIEGINATAYVITNQLNATLVPPGKARIGVIVTFMDSAGISQKATPGDALEIKVAREGEAPAVYTPKIEGLAQYVATYPVPGNGNYTVSVAFLNSNIKKETPISRIETLALDVKSLQTTIPVRIPPTANAGPDRTAQWKFSTGGAVVTFDGSGSIAYEGATLVNYYWNFGDDTGEEGVKVTHVYTKAPDPTSQLIYRVQLTVTDSNGEFATDEAYVTVTL, from the coding sequence ATGGCAGGAGAAAATGAGGAGGGGAGGGGAAAGGAGGAGCTAGGTAAAGGAGGGCGAAGGAGGGAAAGGGGGGTCCCCCGGGGGAGAATGGCGGAAAGGAAGGTCTCGGGACAGTGGCCCACCCCGACAGGCCATAGGCGCCAAGCGAAGGGGACGCCATCAAAAGTCTGGCTCCACGCCGTTATCGTGGTGCTCGTAATCATGGTCCCCATCGTTGGAGCAGTATATTTTTATTATGGACCCGCGGGTGAGATAAAGAAAATAGACCTCATTGCCCACCAATACACCAACACCACCGTGTCCAGAGCTGGGGAGGGGATATATGGCATGTTTATAGTGGTCCATGTGGACGCTGGCAAGCCATCAAGCCTCTCGGGCTCCGCCGAGCTCAGGGTATCGCTCAACGGGAGCGTTACATACGCTGGAACCATTCAAATCGACGGGAGTCGCGGCATCAGGAGACTCCCTTTCAGTGAGTTCGCGGTTGGTAGGGGGGACTATCGGGTAGAGGTCTCGTTCCAAGGAAAGCGCGCCTCGACAATCTTTCCCGTTCGAAGCATCATCGAGGGGATTAACGCCACCGCATATGTGATCACGAACCAATTGAACGCTACCCTCGTTCCGCCTGGGAAAGCCAGAATCGGGGTCATCGTGACCTTCATGGACAGTGCGGGCATCTCCCAGAAGGCGACCCCCGGCGACGCACTTGAGATAAAGGTGGCGAGGGAAGGCGAGGCCCCAGCCGTGTACACACCGAAAATTGAGGGCTTGGCTCAGTACGTCGCCACATACCCAGTCCCTGGAAACGGCAACTACACCGTCTCCGTAGCGTTCCTCAACTCCAATATCAAGAAAGAGACACCTATTTCGAGAATTGAAACCCTAGCCTTAGACGTTAAATCACTGCAGACCACCATACCTGTGAGAATTCCACCGACCGCGAACGCTGGCCCAGACAGGACCGCACAGTGGAAGTTCTCCACGGGAGGGGCTGTGGTGACATTCGACGGTTCGGGGTCCATTGCCTACGAGGGCGCCACCCTCGTGAATTACTACTGGAATTTCGGAGACGATACCGGGGAGGAGGGAGTGAAGGTAACGCACGTATACACAAAAGCCCCGGACCCCACCTCCCAACTCATCTACAGGGTCCAGCTCACCGTGACGGACAGTAACGGCGAGTTCGCAACAGACGAGGCTTATGTCACTGTCACACTATAG
- the coaT gene encoding choice-of-anchor T family protein, with translation MAVSPGLFARAAAILMLTVLLLGIIPLSEAAINPVPALSIRLDTSSLEARVSESAQGTAPFTGSVSLDKLPVERVVVDLTVSTDTGWAAAITPSTMVFTSTQPQSFSVTVIVPQATPVTPTGTLTITGRAQGGGFQDTTTTTGTIVVAPYYRLQIESDAPYREIAPGSQTFYSFKVWNQGNAIDSYELEIVNLKDIVGKGWTVTLSTTQIARVNAGEYRVVKITAQAPRTPTVWKNEPTMITVRATSLGARETGQQLVSQTYPLYAYEHGGPYLPGFNPLFLMAALAIGAVLIKRNRQ, from the coding sequence ATGGCAGTTTCGCCGGGCTTGTTCGCGAGAGCGGCGGCTATCCTGATGCTCACGGTCCTGCTCCTTGGAATTATACCATTGAGCGAAGCCGCTATAAACCCCGTGCCCGCCCTTAGCATCAGACTGGATACGTCCAGTCTTGAGGCGAGGGTCTCGGAAAGCGCCCAGGGTACGGCCCCGTTCACCGGCTCGGTCTCTCTCGATAAACTCCCTGTTGAGAGGGTTGTCGTTGACCTGACGGTCAGCACCGATACTGGATGGGCGGCGGCGATAACCCCCAGCACAATGGTCTTCACCAGCACCCAGCCCCAGTCATTCTCGGTAACCGTTATAGTTCCCCAGGCGACACCCGTAACCCCCACAGGCACCTTGACGATTACCGGAAGGGCGCAGGGGGGAGGGTTCCAAGACACCACAACCACGACAGGCACAATAGTTGTTGCTCCATACTACAGATTGCAGATCGAATCTGACGCTCCTTATAGAGAAATTGCGCCCGGCTCGCAGACCTTTTACAGCTTCAAGGTATGGAACCAGGGCAACGCCATCGACTCCTACGAGCTCGAGATTGTGAATCTCAAGGACATCGTGGGAAAGGGCTGGACCGTCACCCTATCGACCACACAGATCGCCAGGGTCAACGCCGGCGAGTACAGGGTTGTCAAGATCACGGCACAGGCCCCGCGTACACCGACGGTTTGGAAGAACGAGCCCACGATGATAACTGTCAGGGCGACATCACTCGGCGCGAGAGAGACAGGCCAGCAGCTCGTGTCCCAGACCTATCCACTCTACGCATACGAGCACGGCGGCCCCTATCTGCCGGGCTTCAACCCGCTTTTCCTGATGGCCGCTTTGGCTATTGGAGCTGTTCTTATTAAAAGGAACAGGCAGTGA
- the coaT gene encoding choice-of-anchor T family protein — MGLMARSAPRFFTGAVLLAAFLLDLPGGEARTPEVQVEIPQPEVKIDASVPSPMTASFSGTVHIKGNEFQTADVGLELDTGGWPGTITPSSRTVTGNTSLSFSALVTAPLEAEEGDYPVRVLARAESHGSPPALAQGIVTVTVVRNRVRVSCDETQRESYPGETVSFRIKLLNYGSTPDTFTQSVEEKPPLLRGISFRVDKGEVEVAPGESAYLSVEVALPRDAHPGSYVVILTVQSSESYNSFRGLPLTIVVKDKPSPLPAQSVPDLWLWAGVPLLLVCVCLVAFISGTEVGLLAFVQVVLVPLFVRIKREKVLDRFTRGQIFGFIRANPGAHYLAIQEHLELENGVLAYHLKVLEREDYIVSVRDGIYRRFYPRHMKIPRRERELTRIQQDILSALKNNPGTSQSGLARMLGESKQVVAYHIRVLSKAGLVRVEREGQLTRCFVSGVEGERPPKTEEEAPAEIPELIRDIKA; from the coding sequence ATGGGACTGATGGCACGGTCGGCACCGCGCTTTTTTACGGGCGCGGTCCTTCTTGCGGCGTTCCTGCTGGACCTGCCGGGCGGAGAGGCAAGGACCCCGGAGGTCCAAGTGGAGATTCCCCAGCCAGAGGTCAAGATAGATGCTTCGGTCCCCTCCCCCATGACTGCCTCCTTCTCGGGCACTGTGCACATCAAGGGCAATGAGTTCCAGACGGCGGATGTCGGCCTCGAGCTGGACACGGGCGGCTGGCCGGGCACAATCACACCCTCGAGCAGAACCGTGACTGGGAATACCAGCCTTTCCTTCTCCGCACTCGTGACAGCGCCTCTAGAAGCCGAGGAGGGGGACTATCCCGTCAGGGTTCTTGCCCGCGCTGAGTCGCACGGCTCCCCGCCCGCTTTGGCCCAGGGCATTGTGACCGTCACCGTCGTGAGGAACAGGGTCAGGGTGAGCTGCGACGAGACCCAGAGGGAGAGCTACCCGGGGGAGACCGTGAGCTTCAGAATCAAACTCCTCAACTATGGCTCCACACCCGACACTTTCACTCAGTCTGTTGAGGAGAAGCCCCCGCTCCTGAGGGGCATATCGTTCCGCGTCGACAAGGGAGAGGTCGAAGTCGCGCCGGGCGAATCCGCATACTTGAGTGTAGAGGTCGCGTTGCCTCGGGATGCGCACCCCGGCTCGTACGTTGTCATTTTGACTGTCCAGAGCTCCGAATCATATAATTCCTTCAGGGGACTACCGCTCACTATCGTTGTTAAGGACAAACCCTCTCCACTGCCCGCGCAGTCGGTGCCGGACCTCTGGCTCTGGGCGGGGGTTCCGCTGCTCCTCGTGTGCGTCTGCCTAGTCGCATTCATCAGCGGCACCGAAGTCGGTCTGCTCGCATTCGTCCAGGTCGTTCTCGTGCCTCTGTTCGTGCGGATAAAGAGAGAGAAGGTGCTCGACCGCTTCACGCGTGGCCAGATATTCGGGTTCATCAGGGCCAATCCCGGCGCCCACTACCTGGCCATCCAAGAGCACCTAGAGCTGGAAAATGGAGTCCTTGCGTACCATCTCAAGGTGCTTGAAAGAGAGGACTACATTGTTTCTGTTAGGGATGGAATCTACAGGAGGTTCTACCCGAGGCACATGAAAATTCCAAGGAGAGAGAGGGAGCTCACGCGGATCCAGCAGGACATCCTTTCTGCACTGAAGAATAACCCTGGAACCAGCCAGAGTGGGCTGGCCAGAATGCTCGGAGAGAGTAAGCAGGTTGTCGCCTACCATATCAGAGTGCTCTCCAAGGCGGGCCTCGTCAGGGTCGAGCGTGAAGGCCAACTCACAAGGTGTTTTGTCTCGGGTGTGGAGGGGGAACGGCCACCGAAAACGGAAGAGGAGGCCCCCGCGGAGATTCCCGAACTCATCAGGGACATAAAGGCCTAG
- a CDS encoding CBS domain-containing protein produces MMRIGDVMTRRVVRLRPDHTVREALRAFALNGITGAPVVDEGNRVIGILTEMDILRRLELGSIVVSPKAAAGDHSQTAPDDSVLEAPDHLCLVSLAEALKNIEGLKVSQLMTPGAITVHPGDRVEEKMALMIHRRIRRLPVVDSRGVLIGVISRKDLIRVLYSVALRRGRTGAAARNPRRRRGTRNPLKWVGGRRTRCATARRRGGG; encoded by the coding sequence ATGATGCGCATCGGGGACGTGATGACCCGCAGGGTGGTCAGGCTCAGACCGGACCACACCGTAAGGGAGGCGCTGCGAGCCTTCGCCCTCAACGGCATCACCGGCGCACCGGTGGTTGATGAGGGCAACAGAGTCATCGGAATTCTCACTGAAATGGACATACTGCGGAGGCTTGAACTGGGCTCGATAGTGGTCTCTCCGAAGGCGGCGGCGGGCGACCATAGCCAGACGGCCCCGGATGACTCCGTGTTGGAGGCGCCGGACCACCTGTGCCTCGTCTCTCTCGCGGAGGCGCTGAAGAACATCGAGGGGCTCAAGGTCTCCCAGCTGATGACCCCAGGCGCCATAACCGTCCACCCGGGGGACCGGGTAGAAGAGAAAATGGCCCTCATGATTCACCGGCGAATTCGTCGACTGCCCGTCGTCGACTCAAGGGGCGTTCTCATCGGCGTGATTTCCCGCAAGGATCTCATAAGGGTCCTATACTCCGTGGCGCTACGCCGCGGGAGGACGGGGGCGGCGGCCAGGAACCCCCGGAGGAGAAGGGGTACTAGAAATCCCCTGAAGTGGGTGGGGGGCCGGAGGACCCGATGCGCCACAGCGAGGCGGAGGGGCGGGGGATGA
- a CDS encoding ADP-ribosylation factor-like protein: MRGVAPVARRAEPGERREMIKKVCIVGDSGVGKNTIAGIVAPFERGLDRLVERIGAAVTKYGAEFQVGAQRLRLTILVWDVTGRRDFRRLWSRYYTGAEGFIVVADASRPSTLVSLPLWISAVRGVGGKSVPIVVVVNKTGVVPGGELAELRQQLTRALADPDIPIFLVDAVSSSKSVLKAPFRELARRIARREAVRDSGGLRGNLVKRLAGSPN; the protein is encoded by the coding sequence ATGAGGGGTGTTGCGCCGGTCGCGAGGAGGGCGGAGCCCGGGGAAAGGCGCGAGATGATTAAAAAAGTCTGCATTGTGGGTGACTCCGGTGTTGGAAAGAACACGATCGCGGGCATCGTGGCGCCTTTCGAGAGGGGCCTTGACAGGCTGGTTGAGAGAATAGGGGCCGCAGTCACGAAGTACGGCGCGGAGTTCCAGGTGGGTGCCCAGAGGCTCAGGCTCACAATTCTCGTCTGGGACGTGACGGGGAGGAGGGACTTCAGGCGGCTCTGGTCCCGGTACTACACCGGCGCCGAGGGCTTTATCGTAGTCGCTGACGCGTCCAGACCCTCCACCCTCGTCAGTCTACCCCTTTGGATAAGCGCCGTCAGGGGAGTGGGCGGGAAATCTGTCCCTATCGTGGTTGTGGTCAACAAGACTGGAGTGGTCCCGGGGGGAGAGCTTGCAGAGCTCCGCCAGCAGCTCACCCGGGCCCTCGCGGACCCCGACATTCCCATTTTTCTAGTCGACGCCGTCTCATCCTCGAAGTCAGTCCTCAAGGCCCCCTTCAGGGAGCTCGCGCGCAGGATTGCGAGGAGAGAGGCGGTGAGGGATTCAGGGGGCCTGCGGGGGAATCTGGTGAAGAGGCTTGCCGGCTCCCCAAACTAG
- the rqcH gene encoding ribosome rescue protein RqcH: protein MEAPASPPKTELTAFDVLALVDELRGVVGGFVEKVFQPSDRELFLRLRTPGRGRVELVVEEGRWLYTRDRSQEELPPPPAFAMLLRKHLENQRLRSVEQRGFERLVVLGFEDSELVLELFGEGNIVLVRNGTIVQPLREEDWEHRRVRRGQPYLFPPARTDPRTLGEKELLALLRASKGDLVRTLAVSVNLGGRYAEEVCARTGLERSLKAARLPATDAGGLIEAITSLFDEVSSRRSPVVLLEGEIPVDFTPIPLRIDLGRPSRCLATVNDAISFYVGYWRKKKRFEERRRGIGEELERLRRQIESQRRAIEACEQQARAGRQVAGELSSRAEELERLLEELRRLHASGGWESVQEALSAGRLECVREARPPAGTVVLELEAGQAELDIRRSARENISAHFEKAKQASEKAQRASKALEEAMEKLRSLEARGEAAAGAPGPVAGAGGPEKKRRTKPFWFERYRWFISSEGFLVLAGRDASSNERLVKRHMKEGDFYAHADLHGAPSVVVKASERRWGAEGESRGARREGEERGGGGSAGLPEQTLREACLFALACSKAWAAGLASGSAYWVRPEQVSKTPESGEYLPKGAFVVRGRKNFLHNLELRLAIGWVEHEGERLLMCGPESALRKHSRKIAGIQPGQDEAITVARRLARELECTPEEVLRLLPPGRSQVVLLPIP from the coding sequence ATGGAGGCCCCCGCCAGCCCTCCCAAAACAGAGCTGACAGCATTCGACGTTCTGGCCCTCGTCGATGAGCTCCGGGGAGTCGTGGGGGGCTTCGTTGAGAAGGTCTTCCAGCCCTCGGATCGAGAGCTATTCCTCCGGTTGAGGACACCGGGTAGGGGGAGAGTGGAGCTCGTGGTCGAGGAGGGGCGGTGGCTCTACACGCGCGATAGGTCCCAGGAGGAGCTCCCGCCACCACCGGCCTTCGCGATGCTCCTTAGGAAGCACCTAGAGAATCAACGGCTGAGGTCCGTTGAGCAGAGGGGATTCGAGCGCCTAGTTGTGCTGGGTTTCGAGGACTCTGAGCTTGTGCTCGAGCTCTTCGGCGAGGGGAATATCGTGCTCGTCAGGAACGGGACGATTGTCCAGCCGCTCCGCGAGGAGGACTGGGAACACCGGAGGGTGAGGAGAGGCCAGCCCTACCTTTTTCCACCGGCAAGGACCGACCCTCGCACGCTGGGGGAGAAGGAGCTCCTTGCCCTCCTCAGGGCCTCTAAAGGCGACCTCGTCCGGACGCTCGCGGTGTCGGTGAACTTGGGTGGAAGGTACGCGGAGGAGGTCTGCGCACGCACCGGTCTGGAGAGGAGTCTGAAAGCGGCGAGGCTCCCAGCCACCGATGCTGGAGGCCTTATCGAGGCAATCACTAGCCTCTTCGACGAGGTCTCCTCGCGAAGGAGCCCGGTTGTACTCCTTGAGGGCGAAATTCCTGTTGACTTTACCCCGATTCCGCTCCGGATCGACCTCGGCCGTCCCTCCCGCTGCCTTGCCACGGTCAATGATGCGATATCGTTCTATGTGGGATACTGGAGGAAAAAAAAGAGATTTGAGGAAAGGAGGCGGGGCATTGGCGAGGAGCTTGAGCGCCTACGCAGGCAGATCGAGAGCCAGAGAAGGGCGATAGAGGCGTGCGAGCAGCAGGCTAGGGCCGGTAGGCAGGTGGCGGGGGAGTTATCGAGCAGGGCAGAGGAGCTTGAGCGCCTCTTGGAAGAGCTCAGGAGGCTCCACGCAAGTGGCGGCTGGGAATCGGTCCAAGAGGCTCTTTCCGCTGGTCGTCTGGAATGCGTAAGAGAGGCCAGGCCCCCCGCTGGGACCGTTGTGCTGGAGCTTGAGGCGGGTCAGGCGGAGCTCGATATCCGGAGGAGCGCTAGGGAGAACATCTCGGCCCACTTCGAGAAAGCAAAGCAGGCTTCGGAGAAGGCCCAGCGGGCCAGCAAGGCTCTGGAGGAGGCGATGGAGAAGCTCCGCTCACTCGAGGCGAGAGGGGAGGCTGCCGCGGGAGCCCCCGGCCCCGTAGCTGGGGCTGGAGGACCGGAGAAGAAGAGGCGGACGAAGCCGTTCTGGTTTGAGAGGTACAGATGGTTTATATCGAGCGAGGGCTTCCTTGTCCTCGCTGGAAGGGACGCTTCCAGCAACGAGAGGCTCGTGAAGAGGCACATGAAGGAGGGGGACTTCTACGCTCACGCGGACCTCCATGGGGCCCCGAGCGTTGTTGTGAAGGCGTCCGAGAGGAGATGGGGAGCTGAAGGAGAGAGTCGCGGCGCGCGGAGGGAGGGTGAGGAGAGGGGAGGCGGAGGAAGCGCGGGGTTACCGGAGCAGACCCTTCGAGAGGCCTGCCTCTTCGCGCTCGCGTGCTCGAAGGCCTGGGCCGCGGGGCTTGCCTCCGGTAGCGCGTACTGGGTGAGGCCGGAGCAGGTGAGCAAAACGCCCGAGAGCGGGGAGTACCTACCCAAGGGGGCATTCGTGGTCCGCGGTCGGAAGAACTTCTTACATAATCTCGAGCTCAGACTCGCGATTGGCTGGGTGGAGCACGAGGGAGAGAGGCTTCTGATGTGCGGGCCCGAAAGCGCGTTGCGAAAACACTCACGGAAAATCGCCGGCATCCAGCCGGGCCAGGATGAGGCCATAACTGTGGCGCGCAGGCTGGCGCGCGAGCTCGAGTGCACCCCCGAGGAAGTGCTTCGGCTCCTGCCGCCGGGAAGGTCTCAGGTGGTTCTGCTCCCCATCCCCTGA
- a CDS encoding Glu/Leu/Phe/Val dehydrogenase, translated as MVEELNPFKIAQKQLEMAAEKLGLDQATTELLKWPMREFVFTIPLKMDDGSTRILRAYRVQYNHARGPNKGGIRWHPDETIDTVRALAAWMTWKTAVVDLPLGGGKGGVTVDPKKLSTAEKERLARAYMRAVAHEVGVHKDVPAPDVYTDPQIMAWMMDEYETIVQHSHPGVITGKPIPLGGSQGRGDATARGGIYVTREAAKKLGMKTQGATMAIQGFGNAGQFAAQLGTEILGLKLIAASDSQGGVINEKGIDYKALIEHKNKTGKVGGFPGTKPISNEELLELKCDILFPAALENVITSKNAKNIKAKIVCELANGPTTPEADEVLYKNGVLVLPDFLANAGGVTVSYFEQVQNTYNYYWPLEEVHRQLDAKMTKAFNDVYEMSKREKVHMRLAAYMVAVKRVADACKLRGWV; from the coding sequence ATGGTCGAGGAGCTGAATCCGTTCAAGATAGCGCAGAAGCAACTGGAGATGGCTGCGGAGAAGTTGGGGCTGGACCAAGCGACGACCGAGCTGCTCAAGTGGCCGATGAGGGAGTTCGTTTTCACAATCCCTCTTAAAATGGACGATGGCTCGACGAGAATTCTCAGGGCCTACCGCGTGCAGTACAACCACGCGCGGGGCCCGAACAAAGGTGGAATTCGCTGGCACCCGGACGAGACGATAGACACGGTCAGAGCGCTGGCGGCCTGGATGACCTGGAAGACCGCCGTCGTGGACCTCCCGCTCGGCGGGGGCAAGGGTGGGGTCACAGTGGACCCGAAGAAGCTCTCCACCGCCGAGAAGGAGAGGCTCGCGCGGGCGTACATGAGGGCAGTGGCCCACGAGGTCGGGGTACACAAGGACGTTCCCGCGCCCGACGTCTACACCGATCCGCAGATAATGGCCTGGATGATGGACGAGTACGAGACCATCGTCCAGCACAGCCACCCCGGCGTCATCACCGGCAAGCCGATTCCGCTCGGTGGCTCGCAGGGCAGGGGCGACGCAACTGCGCGCGGAGGCATCTATGTTACCCGCGAGGCGGCCAAAAAGCTCGGCATGAAGACCCAGGGGGCGACGATGGCGATTCAGGGCTTTGGAAACGCCGGCCAGTTCGCCGCCCAGCTCGGTACCGAGATTCTGGGCCTGAAGCTGATCGCCGCGAGCGACTCCCAGGGGGGGGTGATAAACGAGAAGGGGATTGACTACAAGGCGCTCATCGAGCACAAGAACAAGACCGGCAAGGTCGGTGGCTTCCCGGGGACGAAGCCAATAAGCAACGAGGAGCTGCTCGAGCTGAAGTGCGACATTCTCTTCCCGGCGGCGCTCGAGAACGTGATAACATCAAAGAACGCGAAGAACATCAAGGCGAAAATCGTCTGCGAGCTCGCCAACGGACCCACCACGCCAGAGGCCGACGAGGTCCTCTACAAGAACGGGGTCCTCGTGCTGCCGGACTTCCTCGCGAACGCGGGCGGGGTCACGGTCTCCTACTTCGAGCAGGTCCAGAACACCTACAACTACTACTGGCCTCTCGAGGAGGTCCACAGGCAGCTCGACGCCAAGATGACGAAGGCCTTCAATGACGTCTACGAGATGTCGAAGAGGGAGAAGGTCCACATGCGCCTCGCGGCCTACATGGTCGCCGTGAAGCGCGTGGCGGACGCCTGCAAGCTGCGCGGGTGGGTCTGA
- a CDS encoding transglutaminase-like domain-containing protein has product MTDFNDNNGIYLTRGQCHDFACVLTSLLRAIGIPSRPVSALGSNQNEEMWPTYHIWTEMWVDEPPHNFPEFDFWYVVDCCDEYSTGHYTGEKHIEESIDPRIDYYRSYKILNDVDADNTRAIGNEIYTAPLTWTPDYIIPQGWPAPYQNADPWQPKPDTGDDPITYITVPRVSLTDIKSTYTKDSTDIEIYQLNTDGVLLRNDYDYYRIPAETVGDSKILSFTFGNLAQGDPAQNNAAIWISDSAYPRNGNSPNAKINLVGESTTYQLMGGKDYYICITAGVLQSQVSNGNHYYYTITLTPV; this is encoded by the coding sequence ATGACGGATTTCAATGATAATAATGGTATTTATCTAACTCGAGGGCAATGCCATGATTTTGCCTGCGTGTTGACATCCTTATTAAGAGCCATTGGAATTCCATCGAGACCAGTTTCTGCCCTGGGTTCAAACCAGAATGAGGAGATGTGGCCTACATATCACATATGGACAGAGATGTGGGTTGATGAACCTCCACATAATTTTCCTGAATTTGATTTTTGGTATGTAGTTGATTGCTGTGACGAATATTCAACAGGACATTATACAGGAGAAAAACATATCGAGGAATCTATTGACCCACGGATTGACTACTATCGGAGCTACAAAATACTCAATGATGTAGATGCCGACAATACAAGGGCAATCGGAAATGAAATCTATACGGCACCCCTTACATGGACACCGGATTATATTATACCACAAGGTTGGCCAGCTCCATATCAAAATGCGGACCCATGGCAACCAAAACCTGATACAGGAGATGATCCAATCACCTATATCACTGTACCAAGAGTTAGTTTAACAGATATCAAGAGCACATATACGAAAGATTCCACAGACATCGAGATTTATCAACTAAATACCGATGGTGTCCTTTTGAGAAATGACTATGATTACTATAGAATTCCGGCTGAGACTGTTGGTGATAGCAAAATACTAAGTTTCACTTTCGGGAATCTGGCACAGGGAGACCCTGCCCAGAACAATGCGGCGATCTGGATAAGCGACAGCGCTTATCCCAGAAACGGGAATTCTCCCAATGCAAAGATCAATCTCGTGGGAGAGTCTACCACTTACCAATTGATGGGTGGTAAAGATTATTACATCTGCATAACAGCAGGGGTTCTACAATCGCAAGTTTCTAATGGTAACCATTATTATTATACAATAACATTGACACCGGTCTGA